One region of Syntrophobacter fumaroxidans MPOB genomic DNA includes:
- a CDS encoding MDR family MFS transporter, protein MADRSAARESGREGRTTKAFVIAAALLALFLGALDALIMSAAMPTIVADLGGLPLYGWVFSSYLLTRAISLPIFGKLSDLFDRRRLYLIAIAIFLASSMLGGAAQSMLQLIICRAIQGVGAGGTFALAYIVVADLSPVEKRAKWMGFISFVWGIASILGPALGGFIVACMSWRWIFFLNVPIGAVALLGIFLFMRDAREARTQADIDYAGAMTLVLSVLALLLAFMLGGRTYSWLSVEILALLAVAVGGAIGFCIAEKAASDPILRLSFFGNSGFSMANASAFFSSFAIFSLSSYSPLFIQGGMGKSPAQLGLAMVPLSLAWSLGAIVCGQLVGPKTEKPFALAGSFFLVAGSLLTLSFSPSTSLAFCSFTLALAGFGMGIVSVSTLLIVQNSLGASNLGVSTSSQQFARTLGGTIGVGLSGSLVAAQLGKALDPLIHSAPGDGLPVSVFKHLSANIESLLQPEIQAALSPHLQKTLQAAVASGVEVVFWAVLITAVISLVFCCLLPAPGK, encoded by the coding sequence GTGGCCGACCGATCCGCCGCGCGGGAGAGTGGTCGCGAAGGCCGGACGACAAAGGCTTTCGTCATTGCCGCGGCCTTGCTCGCGCTGTTCCTGGGGGCGCTGGATGCCCTGATCATGAGCGCCGCCATGCCCACCATCGTGGCCGATCTCGGCGGATTGCCCCTTTATGGCTGGGTCTTTTCGTCCTATCTGCTCACGCGCGCGATCAGCCTGCCCATTTTCGGAAAACTGAGCGATCTATTCGACCGCAGGAGGCTTTACCTCATCGCCATCGCCATCTTCCTGGCCAGTTCGATGCTGGGAGGAGCGGCTCAGAGCATGCTGCAGCTCATCATCTGCCGGGCGATCCAGGGGGTCGGGGCGGGAGGGACCTTTGCGCTGGCCTACATCGTGGTGGCGGATCTGTCTCCGGTGGAAAAGCGCGCCAAGTGGATGGGGTTCATCAGCTTCGTCTGGGGGATTGCCAGTATCCTGGGGCCGGCCCTGGGCGGGTTCATCGTCGCCTGCATGTCGTGGCGCTGGATATTCTTCCTCAACGTGCCCATCGGAGCGGTGGCGCTTCTCGGTATCTTCCTGTTCATGCGCGACGCCCGGGAGGCGAGAACGCAAGCCGACATCGATTATGCTGGCGCGATGACGCTGGTCCTGTCGGTCCTTGCCCTGCTCCTCGCATTCATGCTTGGAGGCCGAACGTATTCCTGGCTTTCCGTGGAGATCCTGGCGTTGCTCGCCGTGGCGGTCGGGGGGGCGATCGGCTTCTGCATCGCGGAGAAAGCCGCGTCCGATCCGATCCTCAGGCTTTCCTTTTTTGGCAACAGCGGCTTCAGCATGGCCAATGCATCGGCGTTCTTCAGCAGTTTCGCCATCTTTTCCCTCTCATCCTACAGTCCGCTGTTCATTCAGGGCGGGATGGGCAAGTCCCCGGCACAACTCGGCCTCGCCATGGTCCCACTGTCGCTGGCATGGTCTCTGGGGGCAATCGTGTGTGGGCAGTTGGTCGGCCCCAAAACTGAAAAACCTTTCGCCCTGGCCGGGTCCTTTTTCCTGGTGGCGGGTTCGCTCCTGACTCTGAGCTTCTCGCCCTCCACCTCGCTTGCCTTCTGTTCATTCACGCTGGCGCTGGCCGGTTTCGGAATGGGAATCGTGTCGGTCAGCACCCTGCTCATCGTGCAGAACAGCCTCGGAGCTTCAAACCTGGGCGTCTCCACCTCTTCTCAGCAGTTTGCGAGGACTCTGGGGGGCACCATCGGGGTTGGGTTGTCGGGAAGCCTGGTCGCCGCCCAGCTGGGAAAGGCGCTCGATCCCCTGATCCATTCCGCGCCTGGGGACGGGCTTCCCGTATCCGTTTTCAAGCACTTGTCCGCAAACATCGAAAGTCTCCTCCAGCCGGAAATCCAGGCCGCGCTTTCTCCCCATCTCCAGAAAACCCTGCAGGCGGCCGTTGCGTCGGGCGTGGAAGTCGTTTTCTGGGCCGTGCTGATCACGGCTGTAATCAGCCTGGTTTTCTGCTGCCTCTTGCCGGCTCCCGGCAAATGA
- a CDS encoding PAS domain-containing sensor histidine kinase, with protein MQNQKPRAPLSTSRDRLGEFLDSPEERMELLVRIMDALPVSITYVNPRQCYVFSNKTCEKWFGRCLDDIRGRHVSDVLGPELYEEARFGVESALAGKAVSYERSVPFRDGALQRIATSFIPHKDARGELRGFFTLEVDVTYLNECKQTEEKLQTSHQQLLDIIEFLPDATFVIDRERRVIAWNRAIETMTGLRKSEILGRGDFAYAVPFYGRPRPILIDLVMNDRIDLEECYDFIERKGNTVFGEVLVPNAYEGKGAYLWGTASPLFDVKGDIIGAIQSIRDITDRKRARDALLESERQLRNLSAQLLRAHEEERKRIARELHDSTGQSLAALKFYVDNALNMKERGKPDEMANCLDRMVPLIRNAIEEARRIYMGLRPSILDDLGIIATIQWYCREVQKTCPKTNILERIDVQEDKIPEDIKIVIFRLVQESLNNIIKYGKAERVTISLVSTSSAIELIVQDNGVGFDLDAYLHTENRNRGLGLAGMRERMELSGGTFSIQSIIGEGTTIRAVWPVSVRECDARPCRASSYEPP; from the coding sequence ATGCAGAATCAAAAGCCCAGAGCCCCGCTCTCGACAAGTCGGGACAGGCTTGGCGAATTCCTCGATTCGCCGGAAGAGAGGATGGAGCTGCTGGTCCGGATCATGGACGCTCTTCCCGTTTCCATCACGTATGTGAATCCCCGTCAATGCTACGTATTCTCTAACAAGACCTGTGAAAAATGGTTCGGACGTTGCCTCGACGACATCCGGGGCAGGCACGTCAGTGATGTGCTGGGGCCGGAGCTCTACGAGGAGGCCCGGTTCGGCGTGGAATCCGCGCTCGCCGGGAAAGCGGTGTCCTACGAGCGTTCCGTGCCGTTCAGGGACGGTGCCCTGCAGAGAATCGCGACGAGCTTCATACCTCACAAAGACGCCCGAGGCGAGCTCAGGGGATTCTTCACCCTCGAGGTCGACGTCACTTACCTCAACGAATGCAAGCAAACCGAGGAAAAACTCCAGACATCCCATCAGCAGCTGCTGGACATCATCGAATTCCTCCCGGACGCAACATTCGTGATCGATCGGGAAAGACGCGTCATCGCCTGGAACCGCGCCATCGAAACGATGACGGGCCTGCGTAAGTCGGAGATCCTGGGCAGAGGGGACTTCGCCTACGCCGTTCCTTTTTACGGTCGGCCGCGGCCGATATTGATCGACCTGGTCATGAACGACCGGATCGATCTGGAGGAATGCTACGATTTCATCGAGCGGAAAGGAAACACGGTTTTCGGTGAAGTGCTGGTACCCAACGCCTATGAAGGAAAGGGCGCTTACTTGTGGGGCACTGCTTCTCCGCTGTTTGACGTCAAGGGCGACATCATCGGTGCCATCCAATCGATTCGCGACATCACCGATCGGAAGAGGGCCCGGGATGCGCTGCTCGAGTCCGAACGGCAGCTTCGGAACCTGTCCGCTCAACTGTTACGTGCGCACGAGGAGGAACGGAAGCGAATCGCCAGGGAGTTGCACGACAGCACGGGACAATCCCTTGCGGCCCTCAAATTCTACGTGGACAACGCCCTGAACATGAAAGAGCGGGGCAAACCCGATGAGATGGCCAACTGCCTCGACCGCATGGTCCCTCTGATTCGGAACGCCATCGAAGAAGCACGGCGGATCTATATGGGGCTCAGGCCTTCCATCCTGGACGATCTCGGGATCATCGCCACCATTCAGTGGTATTGCCGGGAAGTACAGAAGACGTGTCCGAAGACGAACATCCTGGAACGGATCGACGTTCAGGAAGACAAGATCCCTGAAGACATCAAGATCGTCATTTTCAGACTGGTTCAAGAATCGCTCAACAACATCATCAAGTACGGCAAGGCAGAAAGGGTGACGATCTCCCTGGTGAGTACCTCATCCGCCATAGAACTGATCGTTCAGGACAACGGCGTGGGTTTCGATCTCGATGCGTACCTGCACACGGAAAACCGAAATCGGGGGTTGGGGCTTGCCGGGATGCGGGAGCGGATGGAGCTTTCCGGGGGGACGTTTTCGATTCAATCGATCATCGGCGAAGGAACGACGATCCGGGCCGTCTGGCCCGTCTCCGTTCGAGAATGCGACGCTCGGCCGTGTCGGGCTTCGTCTTACGAACCGCCATGA